In Fibrobacterota bacterium, the DNA window TCGCCTCCGGGCCGCTCGATTTCGCCCACTACGCCCGGCGTGCCTGGTCCGAACCTATGGTGAAGCCGCTGGGGCTGGGGGACATGCAGATCGCCCGCTACGCGCTGGACCTTTCCGAATCGCCAGAGCCGCTCATCTCTCTAACCGGAACGCGTCCCCGGTCGGGCCACGCTCCTGTCCCCGAGGATTGGAAGTTGCACCTGACCGACGCCGGCCGAACGCGACTGGAGGAAGCGGAATCCGATCCCCTGGCCGAACCGGCTTCCCGTAACGGACATGTTACCCAGGCGGCAGCCCCTCGCGGCCCGAAGCGGAAGAAAGCCGTGAAAGCGACCCCGAAGGCCGCGGGGAAACCCCGGCGTCATTCCCCCAAATAGGCTTCCTGGACGCGAGGATCCTTGGCCAGGTCGCCCGAAGGACCGCTCATAGTGATGCGTCCGGTCTCGAGCACGTAGGCGTGCTTTGATCGGGCCAAGGCCAGGTTGGCATTCTGCTCTACCAGCAGCACCGTGGTTCCGTCCGCGTTGATGCGCGCGATGGCGTCGAAGATGGCCTTCACCACCAACGGGGCCAAGCCCAGCGAAGGCTCGTCCAGCAGCAGCAGGCGCGGGTTCGCCATCAGCGCCCGGCCGATGGCGAGCATTTGCTGTTCTCCCCCGCTCAAGGTTCCGGCCATCTGGGCCAGGCGTTCCTTCAGGCGCGGGAACAATTCGTAAACGTGATCGAGGTCGCGACGGAGCTTCTTCCCGTCCCTTCCCAGGTAGCCGCCCAGCTCCAGGTTCTCGCGCACCGTAAGGTTGGCGAATACGGCGCGCCCTTCCGGCACCAAGGCGATGCCTAGGGCGGCGATCTTGTGGGTGGGCATGCGGTTGAGCTTGCGCCCCTCGAACAGCACTTCGCCGGCATACGGTTGTACCAATCCCATGATGCTGCGCAAGGTGGTGGATTTCCCCGCCCCGTTGGAGCCGATCAGGGTGGCCAGGCCGCCTTTCTCCACCGAGAAGCTGACCTCGGTTAAGGCGGCGATGGCGCCGTAGCGGCTGGAGACCTGCTTTAGTTCAAGCATGCTCTTGCCCCAGGTAGGCCTCGATCACCTTCGGGTCGCTGCGGATCGCCCCCGGTTCCCCGATGGCGATGCCTTCCCCGTGCACCAGCACCTGGATGCGCTCGCACACGCCCATGACGACCTTCATGTTGTGCTCCACCAGCAGGATGGAAACCTTGAACTCGTCGCGCACCCGGCGGATAAGGCGCATGAGATCGGCCGACTCCTGCGGATTCATGCCCGCGGCGGGCTCGTCCAGAAGCAATAGGCGCGGCTTGGCCGCCAATGCGCGCGCGATCTCCAGCCTCCGTTGCGAGCCGTACGGCAGGTTGGCGGCCTGCTCGTTCTCCAAATGCCCCATCTGGAACAACTCCAGCAGGCGCAACGCGTCCGCGCGGAACTCCTCTTCCTCGCGCAGGAAATCCGCGGTCCGGAATATCGCGCCGGCCAGGCTTTGCCGCCGATGCATATGGCGCGAGACCATGACGTTCTCCAGCACGGTCAGATCGGGAAACAGGCGGATGTTCTGGAAGGTGCGCGCGATGCCGGCCGCGGCGATCCGGTGCGGCGGACGTCCCTGCACCTCGCGACCGGCGAAACGGATGGTACCCGCGGTGGGCGCGTAGACGCCGGTGATGAGGTTGAAAACCGTGGTCTTACCCGCGCCGTTGGGCCCGATGAGCCCGAACAATTCGCCTTCGGCCACGGTGAAGCTAAGATCCTTCACCGCTACGAGACCGCCGAAACGGATGGTCACGCTCGCGACCTCCAGCAAGCCGGCCATCAGGGTTTCGCCTTCCGTTTCCCGCGGCCCCCGAACAAGGACGCCGTGCCCAGCAAGCCCTGCGGACGGAAGATCATGATGAGGATGAGGGCCAGGGAATAGATGACCATGCGCATGCCTTCGAAGCCGCGGAAGGCCTCCGGCAGGATGGTGAGCAACACCGCGCCTAGCACCGCGCCTTCGATGCTGCCCAGCCCGCCGATGGAGACCATGATGATGATCTCGAAGGACTTCACGAAGGTGAAGGAGTTGGTATGCAGATACATGGTGAAATGCCCGAACAGGCAACCCGCCATGCCGGCGAACACCGCGCCGATCACGAAGGCGAGCACCTTATGGCGGGTGACGTCGATGCCCATGGCTTGCGCCGCGATCTCGTTCTCGCGGATGGCCAGGAAGGCGCGGCCGTAGCTGGAGCGCACGAGGTTGCGCACGGTCGCGATGACGGCGAAGACCAGCAGGTAGACCCAGAAGAAGTTACTCAGCTTGGGGATGCCCCCGAACCCGCGCGCCCCGCCCACCGCGTCGATATTGAGGATGAGCACGCGGATGATTTCCCCGAAGCCCAAGGTTACGATGGCCAGGTAATCGCCGCGCAAGCGCAAGGAAGGGATGCCCACCAATAGGCCCGCCAAGGCGGTGGCGATGGCCGCCGCCAACAGCGCGGCCAAAAGCACCCCGGTATCCTGGCCGAGGGGCGGCAGAAAAGCCAGCGCGGAACGAAGGGCCGGCCCGCCGTAAAAGCTGACCGAAGCCGCGACGTAGGCGCCCACGGCGAAAAAGCCCGCATGCCCGATGGAAAATTGGCCCGTGATGCCGTTGGTGAGGTTGAGGCTCACCGCCAGCACGATATTGATGCCGGCGAGAATGAGGATCTGGTAGTAATAAGGGCCCTGCCGGATAGGCCCGTCCAGGAGCAGGGCCGATAAGCCCCATTGCAGGACCAGGAGCGCCAAGGGCGCGCCCAACAGCCAGAGCAGGCGTTTCACCACGGCCGGCATCAAACCTTTTCCACCTGCCCCTTGCCCAGGATGCCGGAAGGCTTGAACAAAAGGATGGCGATCAGTATCAAGAAGGCGATCGCATCCCGGTACGTCGAGGAACCGTAGCCGGCCACCATCACCTCGGCCAGCCCCAGGATGAGGCCGCCGATCACCGCGCCGAAGATGTTGCCGATGCCGCCCAGCACGGCGGCCACGAAGGCCTTGAGCCCCGTCATCACGCCCATCAGGGGATCGATGCCGGGGATGTTGATGGAAACCAACACCCCGCCGGCCGCCGCCAATGCCGAACCCAGCGCGAAGGTGAGGGCGATGATGCGATCGGTATCGATGCCCATCAGCTTGGCCGCGTCCAGATTGAAGGAGACCGCGCGCATGGCCTTGCCGGTGCGGGTGCGGTAGATGAAAAGATTGAGCAGCACCATCAGCAGCACGGCCATGATCAACACCACCATCTGCTGGTTGGTGATGATGACCCCGCCCAAGTGCCAAGCCTTTTCCGGGATCAGCTGCGGGAAGAATTTAGGCTCCGCGCCGAAGACGAGCTGGCTGCTGTACTCGATCAGCAAGGAGACGCCGATGGCGATGATGAGGAGGGTCAGCCGCGAGGCCCGCCGGACCGGGCGGTAGGCCAGGCGCTCGATGAGCAGGCCCGCGATCGCGCAGCCGATCATGGACGCCGCCAGCACCTCGAAGGTATCCAGCCAGGGGTTGCCGCTCATGTAGGGCCGCAGGAACCGCGCCGAGTAATAGCCGAAATATGCCCCCAGCATGTAGACGTCGCCGTGGGCGAAATTGATCAGCCTCAGTACGCCATAAACCATGGTGTAGCCCAGGGCCACCAAGGCGTAGATGCTGCCCAGGGAAATGCCGTTGATGAGCTGCTGGAGGAAGCTTTGCATGCCCTAGAGGCCCGCTCCGGCGCCGCCGCGCGCGACGATTAAGGGGATACCGATTCCTTGAATTTGTTGCGGCCGTTGCCCTTTTCGTCCACGATCACTTCGAGCACCACCGCCGGCTTGACCGCATTGCGGTTCTCGTCCAGGGTGGTATTGCCGGTGACGCCCATGAAGGCTTTGGTCTGGGCCAGGGCCATCTTGATGCTATCGGGCTGGGTGCTATTGGCGCGCTTCATGGCGTCGGCCAGGACCAGGGCCGCATCGTACCCCAAGGCCGCCATGGCGTCCGGGATGCTATCGGAGGTGGTCCCGTAACGGGCTTTGTAGTCCTTCACGAATTTCTGCAGGATGGGGCTGGGATCGTCCACGGAGTAATGGTTGGAGTAATAGCATCCGTTCAGCGCATCCCCGCCGATTTCCCAGAGCTTGGAGGAATCCCAACCGTCGCCGCCCAGTAGGGGACCTTTGATGCCCGCCTTGCGGGCTTGCCGGGCGATCAGTCCCACCTCGGTATAATAGCCGGGCACGAATACCGCTTCCGGATCCTTGCCCTTGATGGAAGTCAATTGCGCGTTGAAGTCCTTATCGCCCTGGCTATAGCTTTCATCGGCGACGATCACGCCACCCAGTTTCTTGAAGTTCTCCACGAAGAAATTCGCCAGTCCCACGGAATAATCGCTCTTGATATCCCGCAGCACGGCCACCTTATGGACCTTCAAGGTGTTCATGGCGAACTTGGCCATCACCAGACCCTGGAACGGATCGATGAAGCAGACGCGGAAGATGTAGTCGCCCACTTGGGTGACCTTGGGATTGGTCGAGCCCGGGCTGACCATGGGGATGCGGCTGGCCTGGGCCACCGGCGCCGCCGCCAGGCTATTGGACGAAGCGATCTCGCCGAGCAGCGCGACCACGCGATCCTTGTTGATGAGCTTGGTCACCACGGTTTGCGCCTCTTCGGGCTTGCCTTGATCGTCCTCTACCAGCACCTTCAGCTTCTTGCCCAGCACCCCGCCGCTCTGGTTGATCGCGTCCACCGCCATCTCGATCCCCTTCTTCGAGCTCTGCCCGAAGGTGGCGGTCGCGCCGGTGAGCGATCCGTATTCCCCGATGAGGATCTCGTTGCCCGCATCCTTCTTGTCGCACCCGGCCAGTGCCAGCATCGCGGCGGCCAGGGCGGGAAGGGCGAGCAGGTGGAGCTTATCGAGCAGAAGGCTCGCCCGGGACTTGAGCTTCATCGGGGTCGTGAGCGGCATAGGGTCGGCCTTTGTTCGGGGTTGAGAGATCAGGCGAGTTACCTGATCGAAACCTCACGTGTGCATTGGCGCCGCGGAGACGGGCCGGCGAAAAGATAAGATTTATATTCATGCTGGCAATCGCGAGAGGAATCGAAATGTCCCAAACGAAATCCGGAATTCACCGTCTCCTGGCGCTCCTGACCCTGTTCGGAGCCGCGCTCCTATTGGGCGGATGCGGGTATAATGGGCTGCAATCCAAGGACGAGGACGTCAAAGCCGCCTGGTCGGAAGTGGTGAACCAGTACCAGCGTCGCGCCGATCTCGTCCCCAACCTCGTCAATACCGTCAAAGGCTACGCGACCCACGAGGAAAAGGTCCTGACCGAAGTGACCAACGCCCGCGCCCGCGTGGGATCGATCCAGGCCACGCCCGAACTGGTCAACGATCAGGAAGCCATGAACAAGTTCATCGCGGCCCAGCGCAGCATGACGGGGGCCTTGAGCCGACTGATGGTCGTCAGCGAGAATTACCCCAACATCAAGGCCGACGCATCCTTCCGGGATCTCGCCGCCCAATTGGAAGGCACGGAAAACCGCATCACGGTGGCGCGCAACCGGTATATCGACGCGGTGCGCGAATACAACGTGCAGGTACGGTCCTTCCCGGGCAACCTAACCGCCAAGATGTTCGGCATGAAGACCAAGGCGAACTTCTCGGTGGAGAACGAGCAAGAAATCTCGACGGCTCCGAAGGTGGATTTCGGCCCGCCCCCGGCGGCTCCCGCCGCCCCGACCGGTTCCGCGGCCCCGTCCGCGCCCGCCGCCGGCGGTAAATCCCCTTGATGCGGACCGCCAGGGCGCGCGTCCCCCTGAACGCGGCCCTCCTGTTCATCCTGCTAACCGGCTTCGCCGCCATCGCCCGCGCGGCGGACGATCGCGTTCCCGTCCCGCCCTTGTCCGGACGGGTCGTCGATCTGACCCGCACCCTTTCCCCGGAAGTCCAACGCGATCTCGACGAAAGGCTCTCCGCCTTCGAGGAACGCAAGGGCAGCCAAGTGGCCGTGCTCATCGTTCCCACCACCCAGCCCGAGGCCATCGAGCAATTCTCCATCCGCGTGGCCGAGCAATGGAAGCTGGGCCGCAAGAAGGTGGACGACGGGGCCATCCTGGTGGTCGCCAAGGACGATCATGCCTTGCGCATCGAAGTCGGCTACGGCCTGGAAGGCGCGCTCACCGACATCGCCTCCAAGCGCATCATCAGCGACATCATCGCCCCGCGTTTCCGCGAGGGCGATTTCGACGGCGGCATCGCGGCGGGCGTGGACGCGATGGTGAAGGTGATCGACGGCGAACCGCTGCCCGCGCCGCAACCGCGTTCCCGGACCGGTTCGCCCGGCGGCGGCACGACCCCGGGCCTCCTCTTCCTGGCCTTGTTCATGGCTTGGGCCCTCGCGCGCGGGGTCGCCGCCCTTTTCGGCCCCATGCGCGGCGGGCTGGTTTCGGGCGGCGTGGTGGGCGGCATCGCGTTCCTGATCCTGAAGTCCATCGCCTTCGCCTCGGTCCTGGGCTTCCTGGCATTCATACTTACCTCCATCTTCGGCAGCGGCGGCGGCTTGGGCGGATCCGGCGTACGGCGACGCGGACCGGGCGGTTTCGGGGGCTTCGGCGGCCTGGGCGGGGGAGGCTGGGGCGCCGGATCCGGAGGCGGATGGGGCGGCGGCTCCGGGGGAGGCTTTTCCGGCGGCGGCGGCGGGTTCGGCGGCGGCGGCGCATCGGGGGGATGGTGAAGATGGATTGGAAACGCCTGGCGCGCCATCTTTGGATCGGAAAGCCGGAGCGCGATCGGACCTTCCCGCAAGCTTCCTTGGATCGAATCACGGCGGCCATCGCGGCGGCCGAAACCAAGCATCATGGCGAGATCCGTTTCGCGGTACAATCCTCCCTGCATGCCTCGGAAATCCTGCATGGGATCAGCGCCCGCCAGAAGGCGATCGAAACCTTCGCGCGGCTGGGGGTGTGGGACACGGAGGCCAATAACGGCGTCCTCATCTACCTGCTCTTGGCCGATCGGAACGTGGAAATCGTCGCCGATCGCGGCGTGCACGCCAAGGTGGGCGCGGAGGGCTGGGAAGCGATTTGCGGCAAGATGGAAGCGGAGTTCCGGGCGGGTCGTTTCGAAGCCGGCGTGCTGGCCGGCATCGCCGAAGTGGGTCGCCATCTGGAGACCCATTTCCCGCGGCGGGGCGCCGACGTGAACGAGTTGCCGGATGAGCCGGTGATGTTCTGAAGCCGCGGCCCGCCCCTTGGCAAGGCGGAACCGCGGCCCTCCGTCCAGGGTGTCAGACGTTCCCGGACGGATTTATTTGATTCCCATTCCTTCCCAAGCCAATTACGGATTCGAAGTCAGGATCCCGCTCAGGCTCCATTCCACCTTGGCCGAACCGTCCGGGCCCTTGTACTCCGCCGAGAAGCCGGTGGGGGAGAAGGAACCTTTCAGGGTCACGCTCGTGCCGTTGGCGTAATCCGCCTCGCCCGAGAATGTTCCCGCCGTGGGAAGCTGGCCATGGGGGATGGCGGAGGCGCTTACGAAGTCGAACTCGGCATGGCGCTCCAGGCCGAAACGCTTATCGCTTTCCACGTGGATGCTGTAGCAGGAATCATCGGCATCGGTGGAAAGATCCTGGCCCGGATTCATGGCGAATACGATGACGGCATGCTGCAAGGTATCGTCATCGGCGGTCTTGGTCGTTTCCAGGGTCACGTACATGGTGTCGCCCTTCACGATCTCCTCCCCGCCCGCGCGGTTCTTGAGGGTGGCCGAATTGGTCCGCCCGTTCTTGGTGGTCTCCACGTAGGAGAAGCTCTTGGGTTCGTTACCTGCCTTATGGGCCAATACCTTCAGCTTGGCCTTGAAGTCCACCCTCTCGATCAGGGGCCGATCCTTGGGCTCGATGTCCGAGTATTGGACCAGCACCATGCAGTCCTTCGAATTGTCGACCACGATCCCGTCGCCGTCGGCGTCCTGGAATGAACCCGTCCCGATCACCACGCCGTCCTTGCTGCGGGTCCACTTCGCTTCGTACACGATATTGTCGTCTTCCGTATCGAAGTTCTCGTCCTTTCCGGCTCCGGCTACCACCTCGGTCTTTTCCACGCTGCCGCCCTGATCCACGGTGAAGGTGATCTTCACCTTATTGTCCCCGCCCGCGACCGCGTTCACCAGGCCGTCGCCATCGGCATCGGCGAACTCGCTGGTCTCTACGCGCAGGTTGCCGATGCCGCGGTTCACCCGCTTGAAAGAGATGATGTTCTTGTCCTTCTGGGCGGTGTCCCGGGCCCGGTCATCCCATTTCACGATGGCCGTATCCTCGATGCTGTTCAGCACGATGTTGTACTTATGGTAGATGAGGGCGAAGCCCTTGCCGGTGTCGTCGAGGTTGGCCATCACGCCCCCGCCGATGTCGATGTCGGCGGCGCCCTTGGCCAAGGCCGCGGCCTTTTGCAAGCTCCCGACGCCGGTGGAAATGCCATTGAGATCCTCCAGGCCCGTGGGCGCGGTCGCCGTCGAATTCCATTGCAGGCTTTGCGAGTAGCTGTTCATCAAGGTGCGGCCCGCCACTTGGGCGTCCACCTTGGCGTTCTTGAATTGCGGATCGACCGCGATTTTGTCCTCGTTGGAGGTGACGCAGGCTCCGAGGAATAAGGCCGCGGCCAGAAGGCCGGCCCGGGCAGTCTTGCGGGCAAGGATGGGATTCATGGGGTTTCCTTTTGAAAATGGAAAAAGCCGTCCGACACGCTTTGAATATACCGCCCTGCGCTAGGCTGTGTAAAGTACATATCGGATAATGATTACATAATATTCAGATTAAACCCAAAATTAAATGAATTAAAGCCATATTATGAGAGAAATTTCGAAGGAAATAAAATATAGGATGATTACAAAAATTGGCGCTCTGGCGGCTATTTTCCGCAAGATTCAATGCCCGTAAGCGGCTCGATCGCCGACCAACCGCCCATCAGGTTCAATGTCCAATCCGTGGGCGATGTCCAGGGAACGGACAACGGGAGGGCGATGCTTCGGCAGGGAGGTGCTGCTGGCGGCCTCATTTCGCCGCTTCCTTGGTTGGTACGGGCTTTGCCTTGGGAATGGGCAAGCTTCCGGATGCCATTCCGGCTCCGGATCTCCAGGAGGCCCTCCATGTCCCTCGCGCCCGTTCCTTTCCGCATCGCCGCGCTCGCGGCGGCCCTCCTCGCCTTGGCCGCTCCCGGCCATGCCTCCCCCCCGCGCCATCTGGAGTCCGAGACGGGATCGTATAACGGCGAGGAGGACGGACCCGTTTCCCCCGCCTCGGTGGCCCGATCCCGCTTGGGGCTTTCGGTGCAAAGCGTGGATGCCGAGCTCGCCGATGCCCTGGGACTGCACGCCGATAAGGGGGCCATCGTAACCGCGGTGTTACCCGGGGGGCCTGGCGAGGAGGCGGGATTGAAGCGCGGGGACGTGATCCTGCGCGTGGAGGATGCGGTGGTGCGGGGCGCCGACGGGTTGGCGGCGGCTTTCGGCTCGATCAAGCCCGGGCGCGAGACCGATCTCACCTTGGTGCGCGGCATCAAGACCCTGGAACTGTCCATCACCCCCAGGAGCATGCCGCCCGCGGCCCGCGTCGGGGGCGATGAGGAGGATCGGGAGATGCCGCGCGGGGAACGCCTGGGGTTGAAGGTCGCCGATCCCGATCGCTGGCTTCGGCGCCGGTATGGAATCGGGCCGGGCGAAGGCGTGGTGGTGCTGAGCGTGGCCGAAGGCAGCCGGGCCCAAGCGGCCGGGATCCAGGAAGGCGACTTGATCGTGGAGGCGAATCGCCGCGAGCTGAGGTCGGCGGGCGATTTGTTGGCCGCCGTTTCCAACGGACGGAAGCGCGGCAGGATATTGCTGCTTGTGCGTCGCGGCGAGGATGTCCTTTACATGCCTATCCGTTTTAATTGAATCGCTTCAATTGAAGCGATTTTCCGGCTTCGGCGCCTAAGGGGCGCCACCGTTCCCCTTAGGCGCGCGAAAATCCCTTGCGCCCGGTATCATTAGGTAGATATTCCTTGGCTGACCTGGATGCCCTGCGCGTCCGGGAGAGGGAGAGCCGAAGCGGTGGTACGAATCGCCTTGAACCATGCCATGCGCCAGGCCCTGGGGGCCTTGGCGCGTTTCCCCCTGGTTTTCGCAGCGGGGGTGATCGGGGCGGTGGCGGCGCTGACCTTGAACCATCTGCCCTTCGGGGAAAGCGATGCGCGCGCGGTGGCGGGCAACCTGGCCATGACGGCCTGGTTGGGCGTGCCGTTCCTCTTCGCCTTGGCCGCCGCCGCCGAGGCCAGGCGCCTGCCCATGTGGGCGGCCTTGGGCCTGCAAGGCGCCGGAGTGGCGTGTTTGCTCGGGTATTATCGCTTGATGGCGGCATCCCCTTGGCCGGTACGCGTCTCCCGCTTCTGGTTGTGCATGCTGGCGGCCCATCTGCTCGCTTCCCTGGCGGCCGGCATCGGGCCGGGCGCCAGCGCCGAATCCTTCTGGCGTTATAACCAGCGCTTGGCCTCGCGCTTGGGATTGTCCCTGGGCTACGGCGCCCTCATGCATTTGGGCCTGGGGTTGGGCCTGGCGGCGATCAAGGGGCTATTCGAATTGGATTTCCCGGACGCATGGTTCCTCGATCCGGGCATCTTCGCGTTGGGCGTATTTAATACCTGGTTCTTCCTGGCGGGCGTGCCCATGCCGGTAAGCGCAGCCGCCGCCGCCCCGGCCGAGAGCGAACCCGTCTATCCCTATCCCCGCCAATTGCGGGTGCTGGTGCAGCTTATCCTTATGCCCCTGGTCTGCGTCTACCTGATCATAATTTACGCCTACGGCGTCCGCACCATGATGATGGGCCATTGGCCCATGGGTTGGGTAACCTGGCTGTTACTGGCCTTCTGCGGCATGGCCCTGCTCTGCCTGTTCCTGGCGCAACCCCTGGCCGATCGCGGAGGGAACCGTTGGGTCAAGCTGTATTGTCGGCATTTCCACGTGGCCCTGGTCCCGGTGTTGATCCTGCTCTTCGCCGCCATCGGCAAACGCGTGCAGGAATACGGCATCACCGAGAACCGCTATTTCGCCTTGGCCCTGGGGGTCTGGCTGGCCGGAATCGTTTTGCATGCCGCCGTGGACGCTCCGCGGGACCTGCGCTTGCTTCCGGGCTCTCTGTGCCTGGCCGCCTTGATGGCCGCCTTCGGGCCTTGGGGCGCATTCGAGGTTTCGCGCAAGAGCCAGGAGCTTCGGCTCAAGGGCTTGCTCGATTCGCACGGCATGCTGGTGGGTGGCAAGCTGGCGAAGGCGCCGGGCCGCGTCCCTCGCCTGGCCATCCGTGAAATCGGGGGCATCGCCGGGTACTTGGAAGAACATGAACGCCTATCCGATTTGAAGCCCTGGCTGCCCGCTATAGATGATTCCGGGCAGACCAATTCGGTGGCCTGGCACAAGGCCTTGGACAGCCGGTTCGCGTTGCTGGAAGCGTTGGAACTGCCCTTCATGCCCCCCGAAGCCACGGGACCGGACCATGCCGAAGCCGTGGCTTTCAATTGCCGCGGGCTGGCCGCGCCCTTGCGCAAGGTGACGGGCTTCGATTATCTGATCGCCGATTTCCGGATCGGACCGGGCGCGCCCGCGGCCAGCGACGAGAACGCCCCCGCCGACGATGCGGCTTTCCGTTTCGCCTTCGATTCCACCTCGGGGCTTTTGCGGTTCCAAAGCGGAAAGGATACCAGCGGCCTGGCGCTGGATTTGGCGGGTCATTTCCAGAAGCTCCGACGGCGCTATCCGGACGCCTACGACCTGAATCTTCCGCCGGAGGAGATGCAGCTCGAGGCGGAGGACGCGGAGCTAAAGGTATTGGCCCACCTGCGCAGCCTGAACGGATTGGCGGACGCGGACGGGGCGCGCCTGAAAGGCTTCGCCGTCGATCTCTTCGTGGCCCTGAAGGGCAAGCCGCGCGCCCGGGGACGGACCGCCCTCGCGCAAAGCGCGGGGGACGCGCGTTAAGGAACCGTTCGTTCCTAGGCCTGGATTTCCACCCGCTTGGGTTTCGCTTCTTCCCGGCGCGGGATACGTAACTCCAGGACTCCCATGTCGAGCCGGGCTTGGATGGAATCCTTATCGAACCCCTGGCCCAACCGGAAGGAACGATGGTAATTGCCCGGGGCCCATTCCCGGAATAGCGCGCCTTCGGGTTCCTTGAATCCGTTGCGGGCATAGACCTGTAAGGTGTCCGATTCGTCCACCTCCACGCGCACTTGTCCCTTTTCCACCCCTGGGACATCCAGAGATAAGATCAAGCCGTCCTCGTTTTCGTAAACGCACGCATCGGGTAGA includes these proteins:
- a CDS encoding Hsp20/alpha crystallin family protein — encoded protein: MATEISKSKRDVSRKEAGGMPENLKELEQAFLPDACVYENEDGLILSLDVPGVEKGQVRVEVDESDTLQVYARNGFKEPEGALFREWAPGNYHRSFRLGQGFDKDSIQARLDMGVLELRIPRREEAKPKRVEIQA
- a CDS encoding DUF4153 domain-containing protein; protein product: MVRIALNHAMRQALGALARFPLVFAAGVIGAVAALTLNHLPFGESDARAVAGNLAMTAWLGVPFLFALAAAAEARRLPMWAALGLQGAGVACLLGYYRLMAASPWPVRVSRFWLCMLAAHLLASLAAGIGPGASAESFWRYNQRLASRLGLSLGYGALMHLGLGLGLAAIKGLFELDFPDAWFLDPGIFALGVFNTWFFLAGVPMPVSAAAAAPAESEPVYPYPRQLRVLVQLILMPLVCVYLIIIYAYGVRTMMMGHWPMGWVTWLLLAFCGMALLCLFLAQPLADRGGNRWVKLYCRHFHVALVPVLILLFAAIGKRVQEYGITENRYFALALGVWLAGIVLHAAVDAPRDLRLLPGSLCLAALMAAFGPWGAFEVSRKSQELRLKGLLDSHGMLVGGKLAKAPGRVPRLAIREIGGIAGYLEEHERLSDLKPWLPAIDDSGQTNSVAWHKALDSRFALLEALELPFMPPEATGPDHAEAVAFNCRGLAAPLRKVTGFDYLIADFRIGPGAPAASDENAPADDAAFRFAFDSTSGLLRFQSGKDTSGLALDLAGHFQKLRRRYPDAYDLNLPPEEMQLEAEDAELKVLAHLRSLNGLADADGARLKGFAVDLFVALKGKPRARGRTALAQSAGDAR